The Clostridium sporogenes genome contains a region encoding:
- a CDS encoding DUF2156 domain-containing protein yields the protein MLNFKRLTINDKKLFESYIKPYDFLNCEYSFTTLYIWRKALDIKYAIYKGALIIKKKDFNDEYHFMQPLGYEKKNLKDIIEILIGYKKEKSIKYLFKDLRYDFVEELKNLYKDEKIYSNIMVEEDRDNFDYLYESKKLITLSGKKLHGKKNHYNYFIKNYNYNIRDFEEDGVIEDSLRIAELWYEKNDTKDKHLLYELQSIRDMCYNMDILGLEGMALYINGEIAGFSIGEKFSENMAIIHIEKADKDLRGAYTFVNKAFVENYFRDVPIINREQDLGIEGLRKAKLSYSPLDFEKKYIVDICCNCGCSDREEIERQII from the coding sequence GTGTTAAATTTTAAAAGATTAACTATTAATGATAAAAAATTATTTGAAAGCTATATAAAACCATATGATTTTTTAAATTGCGAGTATTCTTTTACAACTTTATATATTTGGAGAAAGGCTTTAGATATAAAGTATGCTATATATAAGGGAGCTCTTATTATTAAAAAGAAAGATTTTAATGATGAATATCATTTTATGCAACCTTTAGGATATGAGAAGAAAAATTTAAAGGATATAATAGAAATTTTAATAGGTTATAAAAAAGAAAAATCTATTAAATATCTCTTTAAAGATTTAAGATATGATTTTGTTGAAGAATTAAAAAATCTATATAAAGATGAAAAAATATATAGTAATATAATGGTAGAAGAGGATAGAGACAATTTTGATTATTTATATGAAAGTAAAAAACTTATAACTTTGTCAGGTAAAAAGCTTCATGGCAAAAAGAATCACTATAACTATTTTATAAAAAATTATAACTATAATATAAGGGATTTTGAAGAAGATGGGGTTATAGAAGATAGTTTAAGAATTGCTGAGTTATGGTATGAAAAAAATGATACAAAGGATAAACATTTACTTTATGAGCTTCAAAGTATAAGAGATATGTGCTATAATATGGATATTTTAGGGTTAGAAGGAATGGCGCTATATATAAACGGAGAAATTGCAGGGTTTAGTATAGGAGAAAAATTTAGTGAAAATATGGCTATTATACACATAGAAAAGGCTGATAAAGATCTTAGAGGGGCTTATACCTTTGTAAATAAAGCTTTTGTTGAAAATTATTTTAGAGATGTACCTATAATAAATAGAGAACAAGATTTAGGTATAGAAGGACTAAGAAAAGCTAAATTGTCATATTCACCCTTAGATTTTGAAAAAAAATATATAGTGGACATATGCTGTAACTGTGGATGTAGTGATAGGGAAGAAATAGAAAGACAGATCATATAA
- a CDS encoding GNAT family N-acetyltransferase, which translates to MSIDSLLVGKNLKLTAVEKDDIETIAFWYRDVNFLRHYDIISAFPRNKEQVEEIINSSYKSQYGYVFAIRNIKDNKIIGLTGLEDILWNNGTAIFYIGFGEEEARGKGYGTQVTELVLNFAFKELNLHRIHLTVLEYNHRAIKLYEKVGFKREGTYREFIHRDGKRYDLYMYGILRKEWESLR; encoded by the coding sequence ATGTCTATAGATTCTCTTTTAGTAGGAAAAAATTTAAAGCTTACAGCTGTTGAAAAAGACGATATAGAAACTATAGCTTTCTGGTATAGAGATGTAAATTTTTTAAGACATTACGATATAATATCAGCATTCCCTAGAAATAAAGAGCAAGTAGAGGAAATTATAAATAGTTCCTATAAATCACAGTATGGCTATGTATTTGCCATAAGAAATATAAAAGATAACAAGATTATAGGTTTAACAGGTCTTGAAGATATATTATGGAATAATGGAACAGCTATTTTTTATATAGGTTTTGGAGAGGAAGAAGCTAGGGGTAAAGGTTATGGAACACAGGTTACAGAGTTAGTTTTGAACTTTGCATTTAAAGAGCTAAATCTTCACAGAATTCATTTAACGGTGCTAGAATATAATCATAGAGCTATAAAACTTTATGAAAAAGTAGGATTTAAAAGGGAGGGAACCTATAGAGAATTTATTCATAGAGATGGAAAAAGATATGATCTTTATATGTATGGTATTTTAAGAAAAGAATGGGAAAGCTTGAGGTAG
- a CDS encoding thioredoxin family protein: MEEINNINYVENIIKYNSMVLIYFSSNEKCDVCTILKDKINVIGEKYNIKVFNVNIDNFKEASGRYNIFTVPTTLFYIEGKEILREGRYISLIEFEEKIKRYCDLYGDVSK, translated from the coding sequence ATGGAGGAAATAAACAATATAAATTATGTAGAAAATATAATAAAATACAATTCTATGGTGTTAATATATTTTTCATCAAATGAAAAATGTGATGTCTGCACTATCCTTAAAGATAAAATAAATGTTATTGGAGAGAAATATAATATAAAAGTTTTCAATGTAAATATAGATAATTTTAAGGAAGCATCTGGAAGATATAATATATTTACGGTTCCAACTACCCTATTTTATATAGAGGGAAAAGAAATATTAAGAGAAGGTAGATATATAAGTCTTATAGAATTTGAAGAAAAAATAAAAAGATATTGTGATTTATATGGGGATGTCTCAAAATAA
- a CDS encoding biotin--[acetyl-CoA-carboxylase] ligase, giving the protein MKEAIINILKNSSHTFISGQYISDKLGVSRTAIWKYINGLKKEGYNIESASKKGYRLISCPDILTFEEIVSLLNTRFLGQNIIHFDSINSTNDKAKKIASSENDGTVIISEEQTLGKGRLGRTWFSSKFKGVYMSIILKPDINTMNVPKITQVAAAAVITTLLNNNIKAYIKWPNDIIVNNKKVCGILTEMSGEINKVNYVVVGMGINVNCEEEDVPKDLLLKATSLKIEENKEFKRNILVADILNNFEKLYTELIEYNNIDTSIEICKKNSILIGKEVRIINRNRERFGKAVGLNSNGELLVQFENEEIKPLISGEISVRGMNGYI; this is encoded by the coding sequence TTGAAAGAAGCCATAATAAATATATTAAAAAATAGTTCTCATACATTTATATCTGGACAATATATTAGTGATAAATTAGGTGTTTCAAGAACCGCCATTTGGAAATATATAAATGGGCTAAAAAAAGAAGGTTATAATATAGAATCTGCATCAAAAAAAGGATATAGGTTAATTTCTTGTCCTGATATTTTAACCTTTGAAGAAATTGTAAGTTTATTAAATACTAGATTTTTAGGTCAAAATATTATTCATTTTGATTCTATTAATTCTACTAATGATAAAGCAAAAAAAATAGCCTCTTCTGAAAATGACGGTACAGTAATAATATCTGAGGAACAAACTCTAGGAAAGGGTCGATTAGGTAGAACTTGGTTCTCCTCTAAATTTAAAGGTGTCTATATGTCCATCATACTAAAACCTGATATAAACACTATGAATGTACCCAAAATAACTCAAGTAGCCGCTGCTGCTGTAATAACAACTTTACTTAATAATAATATTAAAGCTTATATAAAATGGCCTAATGATATTATAGTAAATAATAAAAAGGTATGTGGTATTTTAACGGAAATGAGCGGAGAGATAAACAAAGTAAATTATGTAGTAGTTGGTATGGGCATAAATGTAAATTGTGAAGAAGAAGATGTACCAAAGGATTTACTTTTAAAGGCAACATCTTTAAAAATAGAAGAAAACAAAGAATTTAAAAGAAATATTTTAGTTGCAGACATATTAAATAATTTTGAAAAACTATATACAGAACTTATAGAATATAACAATATAGATACTTCTATAGAAATATGCAAAAAAAATTCTATACTAATTGGCAAAGAAGTTAGAATAATAAACAGAAATAGAGAACGTTTTGGAAAGGCCGTAGGCTTAAATTCTAATGGTGAACTTTTAGTTCAATTTGAAAATGAAGAAATAAAACCACTAATCTCTGGAGAAATATCTGTAAGAGGAATGAATGGATACATATAA
- a CDS encoding heavy-metal-associated domain-containing protein, with the protein MNNLHLNVSGMANNESKTRLLNALDRVKGVQEVAIDLARGTVEVGYNKPANEMDIKNCIEHTGYKII; encoded by the coding sequence ATGAATAACTTACATTTAAATGTGTCAGGAATGGCAAATAATGAAAGCAAAACTAGATTATTAAATGCTTTAGACAGAGTTAAGGGTGTTCAAGAAGTTGCTATAGATTTAGCTAGAGGTACTGTGGAAGTAGGCTATAATAAACCTGCAAATGAAATGGATATAAAAAATTGTATAGAACATACTGGATATAAAATAATATAA
- a CDS encoding CBS domain-containing protein, whose product MNIAFFLTPKLEVIYENENSTMRQALERMEYHRYTAIPLIDDNGKYVGTLTEGDMLWKIKNTPYISFNDTNKISLKDVPRHTYNKPVHINAEIEDLISLSINQNFVPVVDDNHIFIGIIKRSQIINYCYDCIKEKKDIIIKEGKS is encoded by the coding sequence ATGAATATAGCGTTTTTTCTTACACCTAAGTTAGAAGTGATTTATGAAAATGAAAATAGTACAATGAGGCAGGCACTAGAGAGAATGGAATATCATAGATATACAGCTATTCCACTTATAGATGATAATGGTAAATATGTAGGCACTTTAACTGAAGGAGATATGTTATGGAAAATTAAAAACACTCCATATATAAGTTTTAATGATACAAATAAAATAAGTTTAAAGGATGTTCCAAGGCATACATATAATAAGCCTGTTCATATTAATGCTGAAATAGAGGATTTAATATCTTTATCAATAAATCAAAATTTTGTTCCTGTGGTAGATGATAATCACATATTCATAGGAATAATAAAAAGAAGTCAAATTATAAATTATTGCTATGATTGCATTAAAGAAAAAAAGGATATTATAATAAAGGAAGGCAAGAGTTAA
- a CDS encoding sensor histidine kinase: MESISTVIIKEQQEVIKKFLPIRFILINVAIIFIYVSHVKLNLESFCVFNIAMVEGIIFNNILYGFSNRDMKNFKNKLNSEYNNKTKIYKNFINNIISPIIILKDEKVYFMNDEAKKFIKIKKNINFNNINIYDYLEEKFYKEGLLKIDNIKNSTGVTYLNEKIILKSGEILKVDLRCFILNLNDQEFVTISIKNNMVVQENKKLSEKLEKIKLENRQRAEFYANISHDLKTPINIIYSAIQVMNMALDNKRIDTIEKYIGVIKQNCYRLLRLVNNIVNTNKIESGCCKIKLNNNNIVSLVEDIVESVSTYVENNDMNIIFDTNTEEKIIACDKDMIERVVLNLISNSVKYKQSGRGCIQVTVQDKEDRVLISVKDNGIGIPKNMQKNVFNRFVQSNRKEYDLTTCSSGIGLALVKSIVDMHEGNIQIDSKENKGTEIIFDLPSKKVKETDKCKEIYTKNIGQNVKIEFPEIYDSAI; encoded by the coding sequence ATGGAAAGTATAAGTACTGTAATTATTAAAGAACAGCAGGAAGTTATAAAGAAATTTTTACCCATAAGATTTATATTAATTAACGTAGCAATCATTTTTATTTATGTAAGTCATGTTAAATTAAATTTAGAATCTTTTTGTGTTTTTAATATTGCAATGGTAGAGGGAATAATATTTAATAATATCTTGTATGGATTTTCTAATAGAGATATGAAAAATTTTAAAAACAAACTTAATAGTGAATATAATAACAAAACAAAAATATATAAAAATTTTATTAATAATATTATTTCACCTATAATAATATTAAAAGATGAAAAAGTTTATTTTATGAATGATGAAGCTAAAAAATTTATAAAAATTAAAAAGAACATAAATTTTAATAATATAAATATATATGATTATTTAGAAGAAAAATTTTATAAAGAAGGATTATTAAAAATAGATAATATAAAAAATTCTACAGGTGTTACTTATCTAAATGAAAAAATTATTTTAAAAAGTGGAGAAATATTAAAAGTGGATTTAAGATGCTTTATTTTAAACTTAAATGACCAAGAATTTGTAACTATATCTATCAAAAACAATATGGTAGTACAAGAAAACAAAAAATTATCTGAAAAGTTAGAAAAAATCAAACTAGAAAATAGGCAAAGAGCTGAATTTTATGCTAATATATCTCATGATTTAAAGACACCTATAAATATTATATATTCTGCTATTCAAGTTATGAATATGGCTTTAGATAATAAAAGAATAGATACTATTGAAAAATATATTGGAGTAATAAAACAAAATTGTTATAGACTTTTGAGACTTGTAAATAATATAGTTAATACCAATAAAATTGAATCCGGTTGCTGTAAAATTAAATTAAATAATAACAATATAGTTAGTTTGGTTGAAGATATAGTTGAATCTGTTTCTACATATGTTGAAAATAATGATATGAATATAATATTTGATACAAATACAGAAGAAAAAATTATAGCTTGTGATAAGGATATGATAGAAAGAGTTGTATTGAATCTTATATCAAACTCTGTTAAATATAAACAAAGTGGAAGAGGATGTATACAAGTCACTGTACAGGATAAAGAAGATAGAGTTCTTATTTCTGTTAAAGATAATGGTATAGGCATACCTAAAAATATGCAAAAAAATGTATTTAATAGATTTGTACAATCCAATAGAAAAGAATATGATTTAACAACTTGTAGTAGTGGTATAGGTCTTGCTTTAGTTAAATCTATAGTTGATATGCATGAAGGAAATATTCAGATAGATAGTAAAGAAAATAAAGGTACAGAAATAATCTTTGACCTCCCTTCTAAAAAAGTTAAAGAAACTGATAAATGTAAGGAAATATATACTAAAAATATAGGGCAGAATGTAAAAATTGAATTCCCAGAAATATATGATAGCGCTATTTGA
- the mgtE gene encoding magnesium transporter, whose translation MEKILELINGKKYSEAREELLKLNSVDIATLLEEVDNKKNMLVLFRLLPKDIEIDVFSYMPNDMQQYIIQSITHEEMTTIIDQLYFDDVIDLLEEMPANIVKKILLNTDEKKRKLINQFLKYEEDSAGSIMTIEFVDLKKEMTVEQAIERIRKTGVDKQTINTCYVIDKNRKLEGITSIRRLILSNKDVLIKDIMKENYVFINTFDDQEYVASQFKKYDLVSMPVVDKEHRLVGIITIDDIVDIIDQENTEDFHKMAAMEPSEEEYLKTGVFELAKHRIIWLLVLMISATFTGNIIRKSEDVLQSVVILASFIPMLMDTGGNSGSQSSTLVIRGLALGEIKLKDIFKVMWKEFRVSIVVGIVLSIVNFLRIYFIEKVSFMVSMTVCISLFFTVVLAKVVGGILPIAAKKLKLDPAIMASPLITTIVDAVALLIYFGIAKMLLGI comes from the coding sequence ATGGAAAAGATACTAGAACTTATAAACGGGAAAAAATATTCAGAAGCTAGAGAAGAACTTTTAAAGCTAAATAGTGTAGATATAGCTACTTTGTTAGAAGAAGTAGATAATAAAAAAAATATGCTAGTTTTGTTTAGATTATTACCTAAAGATATAGAAATAGATGTATTTTCCTATATGCCCAATGATATGCAACAATATATAATACAATCTATAACCCATGAGGAAATGACTACTATAATAGATCAATTATATTTTGATGATGTTATTGATTTATTAGAAGAAATGCCTGCTAATATAGTTAAAAAGATTTTACTAAATACAGATGAGAAAAAAAGAAAGCTTATAAATCAGTTCTTAAAATATGAAGAAGATTCAGCTGGAAGTATAATGACTATAGAGTTTGTAGACTTGAAAAAAGAAATGACTGTAGAACAGGCTATAGAACGTATAAGAAAAACTGGTGTAGATAAGCAAACTATAAATACTTGTTATGTTATTGATAAAAATAGAAAATTAGAGGGAATTACTTCTATAAGAAGACTTATATTAAGTAATAAAGACGTATTAATAAAAGATATTATGAAAGAAAATTATGTTTTCATAAATACTTTTGATGATCAAGAATATGTTGCTAGTCAATTTAAAAAATATGATTTAGTTTCTATGCCAGTAGTTGATAAAGAACATAGATTAGTTGGTATCATAACTATAGATGATATAGTTGATATAATAGATCAAGAAAACACAGAGGATTTTCACAAGATGGCAGCCATGGAGCCTTCAGAAGAGGAGTATTTAAAAACAGGAGTTTTTGAATTAGCAAAACATAGGATAATTTGGCTTTTAGTACTTATGATATCAGCCACATTTACAGGAAATATTATTAGAAAATCTGAAGATGTACTGCAATCTGTAGTTATACTTGCATCCTTTATACCAATGTTAATGGATACTGGTGGAAATTCAGGCTCACAATCTTCAACTTTAGTTATAAGAGGTTTAGCCTTGGGAGAAATAAAGCTTAAAGATATATTTAAAGTTATGTGGAAAGAGTTTAGGGTAAGTATAGTTGTAGGTATAGTTTTATCAATAGTTAATTTTTTAAGAATATACTTCATAGAAAAAGTAAGTTTTATGGTATCTATGACAGTATGTATAAGTTTATTTTTTACAGTAGTATTAGCAAAGGTTGTAGGGGGAATATTACCTATAGCTGCTAAAAAATTAAAATTAGATCCAGCCATAATGGCTAGCCCATTAATTACGACTATAGTAGATGCAGTAGCACTTTTAATTTACTTTGGTATAGCTAAAATGTTACTTGGAATATAA
- a CDS encoding pyridoxal-phosphate-dependent aminotransferase family protein yields the protein MHKRLFIPGPVEVERDVLEKMSMAMIGHRTKEASVLQKDISDKLREVFNTKEEILLSTSSGSGLMEGAIRCTTVKRAAVFAIGAFGKRWYEMAVANNVPADLYEVPWGEAVKPELVDEVLATGKYDSIFITHNETSTGIMNPVEEISKVIKKYPEVIWSLDCVSSMAGTKIEVDKLGVDVCITSTQKALALPPGMAICSFSQRAVERAEKVTNRGYYLDLLSLYKYIQKKNYQYPSTPSLSHMFAMDYRLDKILEEGLENRYERHVEMAEYVRDWARKYFKIYGDEKYLSNTLTNIENTRNIDIKKLNEELGERGFQISNGYGKLKDKGFRIAHMGQCTLKDIKELLENINDILGLE from the coding sequence ATGCATAAAAGATTATTTATTCCAGGACCGGTAGAAGTAGAAAGAGATGTATTAGAAAAAATGAGTATGGCTATGATAGGTCATAGAACAAAGGAAGCTTCAGTTCTTCAGAAGGATATTAGTGATAAATTGAGAGAAGTTTTTAATACAAAAGAGGAGATTTTACTATCTACATCTTCTGGCAGTGGACTTATGGAAGGTGCTATAAGATGCACTACAGTTAAAAGGGCAGCGGTATTTGCTATAGGTGCCTTTGGTAAGAGATGGTATGAAATGGCTGTAGCAAATAATGTACCAGCAGATTTATATGAAGTGCCATGGGGAGAAGCTGTAAAACCAGAATTAGTAGATGAGGTGTTAGCTACAGGAAAATATGATTCTATTTTTATAACTCATAATGAAACCTCTACAGGCATTATGAATCCAGTAGAAGAAATAAGCAAAGTAATAAAAAAATATCCAGAAGTAATATGGTCATTAGATTGTGTTAGCTCTATGGCAGGAACAAAAATAGAAGTAGATAAGCTAGGGGTAGATGTATGTATAACCTCTACTCAAAAGGCATTAGCATTACCACCAGGAATGGCTATCTGCTCATTCTCTCAAAGGGCTGTAGAAAGGGCAGAAAAAGTTACTAACAGAGGATATTATTTAGATTTACTTTCTCTTTATAAATATATACAAAAGAAAAACTATCAATATCCATCTACACCTTCTTTATCTCATATGTTTGCCATGGATTATAGACTAGATAAAATTTTAGAGGAAGGTCTTGAAAATAGATATGAAAGACATGTAGAAATGGCAGAGTATGTAAGAGATTGGGCTAGAAAATACTTTAAAATTTATGGAGATGAAAAATATTTATCAAATACTTTAACTAATATAGAAAATACAAGAAATATAGATATTAAAAAGTTAAATGAAGAATTAGGTGAAAGAGGTTTTCAAATATCTAATGGCTATGGAAAACTAAAAGACAAAGGATTTAGAATAGCTCACATGGGACAATGCACACTAAAAGATATAAAAGAATTATTAGAAAATATAAATGATATCTTAGGATTAGAATAG
- a CDS encoding D-2-hydroxyacid dehydrogenase — MIKILVSDGMEQNALNKLNEQGFVVLDKHFEKEELKDKIKDFNAIIIRSATKVDKEIIDAGIKGNLKLVIRAGVGLDNVNLEYAKEKGVKVFNTPKASSVSVAELTLGHMLCISRFINTANVTMLEGKWEKKKYKGTEIYGKTLGLIGFGRIAREVAKRANALGMNVIYYDIAGKCEEYKEFKCCTLEYLLKNSDFISVHIPFNKDRGALLKEEEFNIMKDGVYIINCARGGVIEEEALLKALNNGKVTAAALDVFENEPKPKEELINHERVSVTPHIGASTKEAQMRIGEEIVDILDNFFNIGGEEHDHIKVI, encoded by the coding sequence ATGATAAAAATATTAGTTTCTGATGGAATGGAGCAAAATGCTTTAAATAAATTAAATGAGCAAGGATTTGTGGTATTAGATAAACATTTTGAAAAAGAGGAGCTTAAAGATAAAATAAAAGATTTTAATGCTATTATAATAAGATCAGCTACTAAAGTAGATAAAGAAATAATAGATGCAGGTATAAAAGGAAATCTAAAATTGGTTATAAGGGCAGGCGTTGGTCTTGATAATGTGAATCTGGAATATGCTAAAGAAAAAGGCGTTAAGGTCTTTAATACACCTAAAGCTAGTAGTGTATCTGTGGCAGAATTAACACTAGGGCATATGCTTTGTATAAGTAGATTTATAAATACAGCAAATGTTACTATGCTTGAAGGGAAATGGGAAAAGAAAAAGTATAAAGGAACAGAAATATATGGAAAAACCTTAGGTTTAATAGGATTTGGAAGAATAGCTAGAGAAGTTGCTAAAAGAGCTAATGCTTTAGGCATGAATGTAATTTATTATGATATAGCAGGCAAATGTGAAGAATACAAAGAATTTAAATGCTGTACCTTAGAGTATTTATTAAAGAATTCAGATTTTATATCTGTTCATATACCTTTCAATAAAGATAGAGGAGCTTTATTAAAGGAAGAAGAATTTAATATAATGAAAGATGGAGTTTATATAATAAATTGTGCTAGAGGTGGAGTAATAGAAGAAGAAGCTCTTTTAAAAGCTCTTAATAATGGAAAAGTAACAGCAGCAGCTTTAGATGTATTTGAAAATGAGCCAAAACCAAAAGAAGAACTTATAAATCATGAAAGAGTAAGTGTAACGCCTCATATAGGGGCATCTACTAAAGAAGCTCAGATGAGAATAGGAGAAGAAATAGTAGATATATTAGATAATTTTTTTAATATAGGAGGAGAAGAACATGACCATATTAAAGTCATTTAA
- a CDS encoding DUF1015 domain-containing protein: MTILKSFKAIRPNKGFECKIAALPYDVVNTDEAREIGDKNPYSFLHIDRAEIDLNKDINPYDQKVYDKARENLNTMINKELFIKEEKPMLYIYSLNMNGNIQTGIVGCLSIDDYMNNVIKKHEHTREEKELDRIKHVDTCSAHTGPIFLTYKYQDKLNTIIETWTKNKALYDFVAEDGVKHTVWQIDDENTTKEICHIFKTIPSVYIADGHHRAASAVKVGLKRREENKNYTGEEEFNYFLGVLFPHKELKIMDYNRVVKDTLDYTEEEFLNKIEEKFIVREYNSKLQNKKTIENCEVGHELQSEKLEKISLEELQYRPKEKYDFGMYYKNKWYVLTAKPNTFNAEDEVESLDAAILQNNLLEPILKIKDPRKDNRIDFVGGIRGLKVLEKLVDKTENGVAFSMYPTAIEEIIKIADNNKVMPPKSTWFEPKLRSGLFIHEI, translated from the coding sequence ATGACCATATTAAAGTCATTTAAAGCTATAAGACCTAATAAAGGATTTGAATGTAAAATAGCAGCCTTACCTTATGATGTAGTAAATACTGATGAAGCTAGGGAAATAGGGGACAAAAACCCCTATTCTTTCCTGCATATAGATAGAGCAGAAATAGATCTAAATAAAGACATTAACCCTTATGACCAAAAAGTTTATGATAAGGCAAGAGAAAACTTAAATACCATGATAAACAAAGAACTATTTATAAAAGAAGAAAAACCAATGTTATATATTTATAGTCTTAATATGAATGGAAATATCCAAACAGGCATAGTGGGTTGTTTATCTATTGACGATTATATGAATAATGTAATAAAAAAACATGAGCATACTAGAGAAGAAAAAGAATTAGATAGAATAAAACATGTAGATACCTGTAGTGCTCATACAGGACCTATATTTTTAACTTATAAATACCAAGATAAATTAAACACTATAATAGAAACATGGACTAAAAACAAAGCTTTATATGATTTTGTAGCAGAGGATGGAGTTAAGCATACAGTATGGCAAATAGACGACGAAAACACCACAAAAGAAATATGTCATATATTTAAAACTATACCTTCTGTTTATATAGCAGATGGACACCATAGAGCAGCTTCAGCTGTAAAAGTAGGGCTAAAAAGAAGAGAAGAAAATAAAAATTACACAGGAGAAGAAGAATTCAATTACTTTTTAGGTGTACTTTTCCCACATAAGGAATTAAAAATAATGGATTATAATAGAGTGGTAAAAGATACATTAGACTATACAGAGGAAGAATTTCTAAATAAAATAGAAGAAAAATTTATAGTAAGAGAGTACAACTCTAAATTACAAAATAAAAAAACTATAGAAAATTGTGAAGTAGGGCATGAATTACAAAGTGAAAAACTAGAAAAAATATCTTTAGAAGAGTTACAATATAGACCTAAAGAAAAATATGATTTTGGTATGTATTATAAAAATAAATGGTATGTATTAACCGCAAAACCAAATACATTTAATGCTGAGGATGAAGTAGAATCACTAGATGCTGCTATATTACAAAATAATTTATTAGAACCAATACTTAAAATAAAAGATCCAAGAAAGGATAATAGAATAGATTTTGTAGGTGGTATAAGAGGGCTAAAAGTATTAGAAAAATTAGTGGACAAAACAGAAAATGGAGTAGCTTTTTCTATGTATCCTACAGCCATAGAAGAAATAATAAAAATAGCAGACAATAATAAGGTTATGCCACCAAAATCCACATGGTTTGAACCCAAATTAAGAAGCGGATTATTTATACATGAAATATAA